The DNA sequence ACTGGACTTGGAGTTACGGTCAAGCAGGCGGTAACGCACCAGCAGCTCAAACTACAACTCAAGCAGCTCCAGCAGCACAAGAAGCTCCTGCAGCTGAACAAGCAGCACCACAAGCTCAAACAGCAACTGAACAAGCACCAGCTCAACAAGCTGCTCCACAACAACAAGCACCAGCACAACAATCACAAGAAGCAAGCTCTGGTTCTTCAGTAGGTATTCCTTCACACTTACAACAAATTGCACAACGTGAATCAGGTGGCGACATCCACGCTATCAACCCTTCATCAGGTGCAGCAGGTAAATACCAATTCTTACAATCAACTTGGGATTCAGTAGCTCCAGCTGGATATGTTGGCGTTTCACCAGCAAGCGCACCTGAACACATCCAAGACCAAGCAGCTGTTAAATTATATGACGGCGGCGCAGGTGCATCTCACTGGGTTACTGCATAATTCAAACGAATTAACAATAATAATATAGAACGATAAATCAAGGCAGGTTATCTCCGATAGGCGAGGTAATCTGCCTTTTTGTAAGTGCGCTCGGCATGATTAGCAACTTGATGGTGAAAGTCCATTACAGGCTTGGCAGTAGGAACTGTTAGCGAAAGACAAGGGTGTCCATCGCGAGGTGGAATCTGAAGGAAGTCGGACGCAAACACTCGCATTGACGAATAGAAACATCATATCAAGGCTTATGCGAACGGATGAGTTTGCTTAACAAAACAAAGTCCGATACTGCCCGAATTCGTATGAGTAAATGATGCAATGACATGAGTGGAAAGTGGTTAATCTTACCCGAGGAGGTCTCATAAGCGATTCTTCGAATCGTAGTAACAACGAATTATGAGAAGTCAGCAGAAGTCATAGTAGGGAAAATGTACCGAAGGACTGAACAATATTAAATACAAAGTAAAGAATGGAGGTTATAGATTTACGAAGTACCGAAAACAATGCAAATTGGCAGTCTGTGGAAGATAAGTAGTGGAACGAAAAAGATAAGCAGATGTGTACAGTAAATCTTAGTTGATATGGAAGAAATGTATCGTGAGACTCCATCACTGATGGAACTTGTTGTAAGAAAGAACAACATAGAGAAAGCAATCAAGAAAGTTGTTAAAAATAATGGCTCTCCTGGAATCGATGGGATGAAGGTTAAAGAGTTACATGCTCACTTCAGAGAATTCTATCCACAGATAAAAGGAAAACTGCTTAACGGTACGTATAAACCGCAAGCAGTTAAGAAAGTAGCCATTCCAAAACCGAATGGCAAAAAGAGAATTCTTGGAATTCCCGTCGCAAGGGATAGAGTTATCCAACAAGCAATCAAACAAGTTATCGAACCGATGATAAATCGCCAGTTTTCGAAACATAGTCATGGGTTTAGACCAAATCATAGTACAGGTACTGCATTAAAACAATGTATCCAATACTATGAGGAGGGTTATCACACAGTCGTAGACTGTGACTTAAAACAATGTTTTGACACGTTGAACCATGACAAATTGATGTACTTGTTTGAACGCTTTATACAAGATAAAGCTATCTCTAAATTTATCCGCAAAAGTTTACAAAGCGGGTCTGCAGACCTGTCTGGCGAATACGCAGAAAGAAAGACAGGCGCCCCTCAAGGTGGGGTTATATCTCCCTTGTTGTGTAATATCTATTTGCATGAGCTGGATAAAGAATTAGAGAAGCGCGGACATCGTTTTGTGAGATACGCAGATGACTTCGTCATCTTTGTTAAATCAAAACGTGCCGGACAACGTGTTATGGAGAGTATCACAAACTTTATCGAAAAGGACCTGAAATTAACAGTGAATAAAGATAAAAGTAAGGTAGGCTCTCCCACACGTTTAAAGTTCTTGAGTTGTCTGATAACGAAAATAAATGGCACTTGTCGTTTCAGACCCACTATGGAAGCAAAAAGAAATTTAAAAGCCAAATTAAAGTGGGTCACAAGAAGAAATAGACCTGGCACATTTACTGAAATTATAACAGGAATCAACGCGATTACTAGAGGTTGGATAAACTATTTTGGCAGAGGTTTTGTTAAAGGATTTATCCGCGAAATGCAAGAGTGGTTGAACCATCGAATCAGACAACTTATTTTAAAGCGATGGAAGAAGGTCAAAACAAAATACAAAATGCTTCGAAAATACGGATTAGACCACAATGGTGCCATGCGTATTGCGAACTCAAGAAAGAAGTATTGGAGGCTTTCCAAAACGCATGAGGTTCATCATGCGCTTACAACAAATAGACTCTACAAGTGGGGTCTAGTACCACTAGCCCGACTCGCAGAGTCTGCTTACGCAAGATATTGAACCGCCGTGTACGGAACCGTACGCACGGTGGTGTGAGAGGACGAGTATTCAATTAATGATTACTCTCCTACTCGATTATAGATGTAATATATGAAACAAAATATATATGGTTGTAACCCACCTGAATTGAAAGAATGCTAGTATAAAGATAAGAAATTAATCTTATTAAACAAACACCTTATGGGAGGACATATATTACATGAAGAAATTACTAGTAGCATCAACAGCGGTGACAGCTGCTGCAGCAGTATTAGCAACAGGATTCCAAGCAAATGACGTACAAGCAAAATCATCTACACCGGCTGAACATGCGAAAAAAAGTAAAAGAAGCAGAAAAGTTTTTAAATGAAAAAGGTGAATACACTGTAGTTAAAGGTGACACTTTAAATAAAATCGCTAAAAAATTCGATGTTGAAGTTAAAGACTTAAAAAAATGGAACAAGAAAAAATCTGATCTTATCTTAGTTGACGAAAGCTTAAAAGTAAAAGAACCTAAGAAAACAGCTACAACTCAAACAGCTGTTCAATCTGAAGGCAACTACAACTATAATACACAAACAGTATCATATAATAACTACACTGAAGCGCAATCTAACAATGCGCCTGAACAATCATACAATGCACCGCAACAATCTTATAGTGCGCCTCAAGTTTCTTACAGCCAACCAACATACCATGGCGGCGGTTCTGTAAGATTAGCAAACGGCAACACTGCAGGTGCTCAAGGTTCTTACGCAGCAAGCCAAATGGCAGCACGTACTGGCGTATCAGCATCAGTTTGGGAACAAATCATTGCACGTGAATCAAATGGTCAAGTCAATGCATACAACCCATCAGGTGCTTCAGGTTTATTCCAAACAATGCCAGGTTGGGGTTCAACTTCAAGTGTTGACGATCAAATCAACTCAGCAGTCAGAGCATACAATGCACAAGGTTTAGGTGCTTGGGGCTTCTAATACTTCAATCACAATATTGAAATTAATTTCATAGAATATATAAAGCCGGGACAATCGTCTCGGCTTTTTTCGTCAATCATAAATATTGCAACGATGGAGCTGCTTTGATATGTTTAGTTTGTAAAGACAAATTTAATAAAACTGCTGGGGGCGCCGTAAAGGCTGAGATAGTAATACTAGACCCTTAAAACCTGATTTGGTTAATACCAACGTAGGAAAGTAGTAGCCATATAAAAGAACGCTATAATTC is a window from the Staphylococcus sp. IVB6181 genome containing:
- a CDS encoding transglycosylase family protein, whose protein sequence is MKKLLVASSATAAFFAVGVGANAQASEQGNADQAQLAETALNNPEQLNESPVQEGAYNISFEYNGLDFNFNSDGTYWTWSYGQAGGNAPAAQTTTQAAPAAQEAPAAEQAAPQAQTATEQAPAQQAAPQQQAPAQQSQEASSGSSVGIPSHLQQIAQRESGGDIHAINPSSGAAGKYQFLQSTWDSVAPAGYVGVSPASAPEHIQDQAAVKLYDGGAGASHWVTA
- a CDS encoding LysM peptidoglycan-binding domain-containing protein, which codes for MRKKVKEAEKFLNEKGEYTVVKGDTLNKIAKKFDVEVKDLKKWNKKKSDLILVDESLKVKEPKKTATTQTAVQSEGNYNYNTQTVSYNNYTEAQSNNAPEQSYNAPQQSYSAPQVSYSQPTYHGGGSVRLANGNTAGAQGSYAASQMAARTGVSASVWEQIIARESNGQVNAYNPSGASGLFQTMPGWGSTSSVDDQINSAVRAYNAQGLGAWGF
- the ltrA gene encoding group II intron reverse transcriptase/maturase, which translates into the protein MYRETPSLMELVVRKNNIEKAIKKVVKNNGSPGIDGMKVKELHAHFREFYPQIKGKLLNGTYKPQAVKKVAIPKPNGKKRILGIPVARDRVIQQAIKQVIEPMINRQFSKHSHGFRPNHSTGTALKQCIQYYEEGYHTVVDCDLKQCFDTLNHDKLMYLFERFIQDKAISKFIRKSLQSGSADLSGEYAERKTGAPQGGVISPLLCNIYLHELDKELEKRGHRFVRYADDFVIFVKSKRAGQRVMESITNFIEKDLKLTVNKDKSKVGSPTRLKFLSCLITKINGTCRFRPTMEAKRNLKAKLKWVTRRNRPGTFTEIITGINAITRGWINYFGRGFVKGFIREMQEWLNHRIRQLILKRWKKVKTKYKMLRKYGLDHNGAMRIANSRKKYWRLSKTHEVHHALTTNRLYKWGLVPLARLAESAYARY